In Malania oleifera isolate guangnan ecotype guangnan chromosome 8, ASM2987363v1, whole genome shotgun sequence, a single window of DNA contains:
- the LOC131162583 gene encoding uncharacterized protein LOC131162583 — protein MKKKYEGTSKAKRAQLQALRGDFETLHMKYGESVTDYFSRTMEIANKMRIHGDQMIDVTIIEKIPRSMTTKFNYIVCSIEESKDIDSMSIDELQSSLSVHEQKMNRQDKRRKRYKPPHQKEEVMDEEEVEAEVAMMVDTQIRNLKILILKYKSKCRTNLRRDGGKQSNFDQKEEEVSLLMTCHMKKETHKKFSWYLDTGCNNHMSGEKFVFFELDEAFRDVVKFGDGSTVSVIGKGKI, from the exons ATGAAGAAGAAGTATGAGGGGACATCAAAGGCGAAAAGGGCACAACTGCAAGCACTTCGAGGCGATTTCGAAACTTTACACATGAAGTATGGAGAATCGGTGACTGATTACTTCTCCAGGACGATGGAAATCGCAAATAAGATGAGAATCCATGGTGACCAAATGATAGATGTCACTATCATTGAGAAGATTCCTCGTTCGATGACAACAAAATTCAACTATATTGTTTGTTCGATTGAGGAATCTAAAGACATTGACAGTATGTCCATTGATGAATTGCAGAGTTCTTTGTCGGTTCATGAGCAGAAAATGAATCGGCAAGACAAAAGGAGAAAGCGTTACAAGCCTCCGCATCAAAAGGAGGAGGTCATGGACGAGGAAGAGGTAGAGGCAGAGGTGGCAATGATGGTAGACACTCAAATCAGAAATCTGAAGATTCTGATTCTCAAG TACAAGTCAAAGTGCCGTACTAATCTAAGGAGAGATGGTGGAAAGCAGTCCAATTTTGATCAGAAGGAAGAAGAAGTGTCTTTGTTGATGACTTGTCACATGAAGAAGGAAACCCACAAGAAATTCTCGTGGTACTTAGACACTGGTTGCAACAACCATATGAGTGGAGAGAAGTTTGTATTCTTTGAATTGGATGAAGCTTTTCGTGATGTTGTGAAGTTCGGTGATGGCTCTACAGTCTCTGTTATAGGAAAGGGAAAG ATTTGA
- the LOC131161335 gene encoding serine decarboxylase — MVGSAEAAKISGHLNGKAEALTDNFDPTAVVAEPLPPVVENNASINGEFDGEEKKTRREIVLGRNVHTSCLAVTEPAANDELTGDKEAHMAGVLARYRKTLMDRSKHHLGYPYNLDFDYGALAQLQHFSINNLGDPFIESNYGVHSRQFEVGVLDWFARLWELEKNEYWGYITNCGTEGNLHGILVGREVFPDGVLYASQESHYSVFKAARMYRMECVKVGTLLSGEIDCSDFKVKLKRDKPAIINVNIGTTVKGAVDDLDLVIQTLEESGFTHDRFYIHCDGALFGLMMPFVKRAPKVSFKKPIGSVSVSGHKFVGCPMPCGVQITRIEHINALSRNVEYLASRDATIMGSRNGHAPIFLWYTLNRKGYKGFQKEVQKCLRNAHYLKDRLRDASISAMLNELSSTVVFERPMDEEFVRRWQLACEGNIAHVVVMPNVTIEKLDVFLNELVEKRSTWYNEKVRPPCLAANIGRENCVCPQHK; from the exons ATGGTTGGAAGTGCCGAAGCTGCGAAAATTTCAGGCCATTTGAATGGAAAGGCTGAAGCATTGACAGATAATTTTGATCCCACCGCGGTAGTTGCAGAGCCATTGCCTCCGGTGGTTGAGAACAATGCAAGCATAAATGGTGAATTTGATGGAGAAGAAAAGAAGACGAGAAGAGAGATTGTGCTTGGAAGGAACGTGCATACCTCGTGCCTTGCTGTAACTGAACCGGCTGCAAATGATGAGTTAACTGGCGATAAGGAAGCGCACATGGCAGGCGTATTGGCTAGGTACAGAAAAACACTAATGGACAGGAGCAAGCATCATTTAG GTTATCCTTATAATCTGGACTTCGATTATGGTGCTTTGGCACAGTTGCAGCATTTTTCTATCAACAATCTGGGGGATCCATTCATTGAGAGTAATTATGGAGTCCACTCAAGGCAGTTTGAAGTTGGTGTTTTGGATTGGTTTGCTCGTTTATGGGAGTTGGAGAAAAATGAATACTGGGGATATATTACAAATTGTGGTACAGAGGGAAATCTTCATGGCATCCTTGTTGG GAGAGAAGTATTTCCGGATGGAGTTCTTTACGCATCGCAAGAGTCGCATTATTCTGTCTTTAAAGCAGCACGGATGTACAGAATGGAATGTGTGAAGGTTGGTACACTGCTCTCCGGTGAGATTGATTGCAGTGATTTCAAAGTCAAGCTGAAAAGGGACAAACCTGCCATCATCAATGTTAACatag GAACAACTGTTAAAGGAGCTGTTGATGACCTTGATCTTGTCATACAAACCCTGGAGGAAAGCGGATTTACACATGACCGGTTCTACATTCACTGTGATGGAGCTTTATTTGGACTTATGATGCCATTTGTCAAACGC GCACCGAAAGTTAGCTTCAAGAAGCCCATCGGAAGTGTGAGTGTATCCGGGCACAAGTTTGTGGGGTGCCCTATGCCGTGCGGTGTTCAGATAACAAGGATAGAGCACATAAATGCCCTGTCAAGAAATGTCGAGTACCTTGCTTCAAGGGATGCCACGATCATGGGAAGCCGAAATGGCCATGCTCCAATCTTCCTCTGGTACACCCTGAACAGGAAAGGTTACAAAGGATTCCAGAAAGAAGTCCAGAAATGCCTTAGGAATGCCCACTATCTGAAGGATCGCCTTCGGGATGCCAGCATAAGTGCGATGCTAAACGAGCTCAGCAGCACAGTTGTTTTCGAAAGGCCCATGGATGAAGAGTTCGTTCGTCGGTGGCAGCTAGCATGTGAGGGAAATATTGCGCATGTGGTGGTCATGCCCAATGTCACCATTGAGAAGTTGGATGTTTTCTTGAATGAGCTAGTGGAAAAACGCTCCACTTGGTACAATGAGAAGGTTCGGCCTCCATGTCTTGCAGCAAATATAGGGCGTGAGAACTGTGTTTGCCCTCAGCATAAGTGA